A single Amphiprion ocellaris isolate individual 3 ecotype Okinawa chromosome 15, ASM2253959v1, whole genome shotgun sequence DNA region contains:
- the LOC111565859 gene encoding germ cell-specific gene 1-like protein produces MLENMSRRNRSLLSLSLTSLALTLSVSAFCTSYWCEGTHKVVKPLCLSPVKMKNCGQNNSQPYTTEAPTPDPKNPTPNMTLSPMQKEELARIKRKQLANAVHYLWETGEDKYMLRYFHTGFWLSCEKHNEGDDQEEKCRSFIELTPGETQGVLWLSVISEFMYIGLLAIGFLLMCVEALCLCAKREMNALKINAFAAMCTVLSGMMGMVAHMMYTTVFQMTVSIGPKDWRPQTWDYGWSFAMAWLSFSCCMAAAVATLNSYTKTIIEMKHRARVRLEEARAATSAPSYEEVVRAGGGGVYSVSQLIQLGQQGVLMDPMWPRGVGPAVGPLACGAGGALLVGGGGIGVGGIGNVGVGMGMGGVGGNGVGMGGMGVMGGVGGNGVGMGGMGVMGGVGGNGVGMGGMGVMGGVGGNGVGMGGMGVGAMAGVGGMGTVGGVGGMGTMGGVGGMGTMGTMGGVGGMGTMGGVGGMGAMGGVGVGGGRLVDPHGVVVVEGCGAEGCEDCEREMDEIDYALQEDREDSLC; encoded by the exons CTACTGGTGCGAAGGGACCCATAAGGTGGTGAAGCCGCTGTGCCTGTCGCCGGTCAAGATGAAGAACTGTGGACAGAACAACAGCCAGCCGTACACCACAG AGGCGCCGACCCCGGACCCCAAGAACCCGACACCCAACATGACGCTCTCCCCGATGCAGAAGGAGGAGCTGGCCCGGATAAAGAGGAAGCAGCTGGCCAACGCCGTCCACTACCTCTGGGAGACGGGCGAGGACAAGTACATGCTGCGATACTTCCACACCGGCTTCTGGTTGTCCTGTGAGAAACACAATGAAG gtGATGATCAGGAGGAAAAGTGTCGCAGCTTCATTGAGTTGACACCTGGAGAGACACAAG GTGTGCTGTGGCTGTCGGTCATCAGTGAATTCATGTACATTGGCCTCCTGGCCATAGGCTTCCTGCTGATGTGTGTGGAAGCTCTGTGCCTCTGTGCCAAGAGGGAGATGAACGCCCTCAAGATCAACGCCTTTGCTGCCATGTGCACCGTCCTCTCAG GTATGATGGGAATGGTAGCTCATATGATGTACACCACAGTGTTTCAAATGACTGTAAGCATCGGACCAAAGGACTGGAGGCCACAGACCTGGGACTATGGATGGTCTTTTGC CATGGCATGGCtttcattcagctgctgcatGGCTGCCGCTGTGGCTACACTCAACTCCTACACCAAGACCATCATCGAGATGAAGCACCGGGCCCGGGTGAGGCTGGAGGAGGCCCGAGCTGCCACCAGCGCTCCGTCCTACGAGGAGGTGGTTCGAGCTGGAGGGGGAGGAGTTTACTCCGTCAGCCAGCTCATTCAGCTCGGCCAGCAGGGGGTGCTCATGGATCCAATGTGGCCCAGAGGAGTGGGACCTGCTGTGGGACCTCTGGCATGTGGCGCTGGAGGGGCGCTGCTAGTTGGAGGTGGAGGAATTGGAGTTGGAGGCATCGGGAATGTTGGTGTTGGGATGGGAATGGGCGGAGTTGGAGGGAATGGAGTTGGAATGGGAGGGATGGGAGTCATGGGTGGAGTTGGAGGGAATGGAGTTGGAATGGGAGGGATGGGAGTCATGGGTGGAGTTGGAGGGAATGGAGTTGGAATGGGAGGGATGGGAGTCATGGGTGGAGTTGGAGGGAATGGAGTTGGAATGGGAGGGATGGGAGTTGGAGCAATGGCAGGAGTTGGGGGAATGGGAACAGTGGGAGGAGTTGGGGGAATGGGAACAATGGGAGGAGTTGGGGGAATGGGAACAATGGGAACAATGGGAGGAGTTGGGGGAATGGGAACAATGGGAGGAGTTGGGGGAATGGGAGCAATGGGAGGAGTTGGAGTGGGAGGTGGACGGCTGGTGGACCCTCATggcgtggtggtggtggagggatGTGGCGCTGAAGGATGTGAGGACTGTGAACGGGAAATGGACGAGATCGATTACGCTCTgcaggaggacagagaggactCACTCTGCTGA